The following is a genomic window from Lagenorhynchus albirostris chromosome 2, mLagAlb1.1, whole genome shotgun sequence.
TGCACATacgcatgcatacacacacacacacacacacacacacacacacacacacacacacacacacacacacacacacacacacacacacacacacacagattaagCACCCCTGTCTAGAATCAGGTGTGGACTCAGTTACTAACTTTTACttactctcttccttctcctgacACAGCATCTTCTCTCTACTGTTCACTTCCCTGCAAGTCTTATCTTTCCCAGGAGAGAGAGGCAGGTAGGCAAGAGAGAGTCGGGTTGTTCATTtggcctttccttttccttccagctGCCCTATCTCATGGACGGTAAGAACAAGATCACCCAGAGCAACGCCATCTTGCGCTATATCGCCCGCAAGCACAATATGTGTGAGTGGGGTAGGGCTGGTGAGGTGAGGGCTGCTCACCTGGGGGTGGATAAGGCCAAATGACAGTTTGGCCTACAGGTGGTGagactgaagaagaaaagattcGCGTGGACATGATGGAGAACCAAATAATGGATTTTCGCATGCAACTGATAAAACTCTGCTACAACGCTGACCACGTGAGTTTCCTCAGCAGGAAGGCATCAAGAAAAAGGAGCATTGAGGAATCAAAGTGTTATTTCTGCTCCATTCACATGCAGATGATGACAGCTATTCTCACTTTCCCTTTTACTTCTCTCCCAGGAAAAACTGAAGCCTCAGTACTTGGAACAGCTACCTGGACAACTGAAACAGTTCTCCTTGTTCCTGGGGAAATACTCATGGTTTGCAGGGGAAaaggtaggaagaaaggaaaaggaggggatCCCTTTCTATCTCTGCAGGTGTTAATGAACTCCCCAGACCTGATGATCTTATCGTTCCTCTAGCTCACCTTTGTGGATTTCCTCACCTATGATGTGTTAGATCAGAACCATATCtttgagcccacgtgcctggatGAATTTCCAAATCTGAAGGCTTTCATGCGCCGTTTTGAGGTGATGCTCCCTGCACCTTTCTCTTACAAAAACAGACTCTCCCCGGGCCCCAAGGGACCCCATTGTGGTAGATTCTTGCCCAACACCAGCTTTTGCCTAAAGGGATCAAGGTTGGACACCTCTAAGCCTTTAAGTCTTGGGAAGGCCCTGGCTTCTATACCTTGAAGGCACTGTCTACAAGAAATGGCAGGGGTGAGGGCCTTGGGGGTGGAGTCAGGCAGCATGTGAGTGTTGCTGTTTTGGAATGGGGCTTTGGGCTGGGCTAGAGTCTTTATAAGGTTTGGTGTGCTTTCCCTTCAGGCCTTGGAGAAAATAGCTGCCTACATGCAGTCTGACCGCTTCCTTAAGATGCCCATCAACAACAAGATGGCCCAGTGGGGCAACAAGAGAATATGCTGAGCAGGAGGCATACTTGCACTGCTTGTTTTGTTCCATCCTGTCCCTAGGGGGGCCTGTACTTTCTCtgctcttttcaataaatagcaCTGCAGTTACTGGTGTCCAGCTGGATGTCTCTTGGGAGTAAAGGCCAAAGGAGAGTAAGGACATGTTATTTCAATCACTGCAACGTTGacattcccccaccccacacctgaGTTCAAGGGCTAGAGGTTCTTGCCCAGCCCTTCAGAGTACTAGAAATAAAGGTGAGATTGCACGGCTGTAGATTACAAGTGTATTAAATGAGACTAGAGCCCCTGTGAAGACCTGGTGAAGATAAGTAAAACTGTGTGGTACTATGAACTCAACAGAACTAGCGTTCAGAAACAGACCCTTATATATGTGATAAAGATGATATTTTAAACTGGT
Proteins encoded in this region:
- the LOC132516037 gene encoding glutathione S-transferase Mu 3, with the protein product MSSKSTMILGYWDIRGLAHAIRMLLEFTETAYEEKRYTCGEAPDYDKSQWLDMKFKLDLDFPNLPYLMDGKNKITQSNAILRYIARKHNMCGETEEEKIRVDMMENQIMDFRMQLIKLCYNADHEKLKPQYLEQLPGQLKQFSLFLGKYSWFAGEKLTFVDFLTYDVLDQNHIFEPTCLDEFPNLKAFMRRFEALEKIAAYMQSDRFLKMPINNKMAQWGNKRIC